The proteins below are encoded in one region of Phyllopteryx taeniolatus isolate TA_2022b chromosome 11, UOR_Ptae_1.2, whole genome shotgun sequence:
- the abcg8 gene encoding ATP-binding cassette sub-family G member 8 isoform X2, with amino-acid sequence MDTNSSFSHTNGSSQLHPDRQLFSSEEDSSLYFTYSGDCNQLEVNNLHYEVDTAAQIPWYERLSEFKLPWEIKGNKQTAIDKLSLRVCSGQMLAIIGSSGCGKTSLLDIITCRDEGGGVTSGQILINGRPNTAHLVKKSIAHVRQDDRLLPHLTVRETLAFVAKLRLPTHFTQAQRDQRVDDVIAELRLRQCAHTRVGNDYVRGVSGGERRRVSIAVQLLWNPGILILDEPTSGLDSFTAHNLVITLSRLARGNRLVLLSVHQPRSDIFQLFDLVVLLSSGSAVYCGAARDMVPYFMALGHPCPRYCNPSDFYVDLISIDRRSPEQEAQCRERSQVLAQQFSEKVRDTDDHMWKSSTALTHSDSCLQPDKAEGDKVVVISKERDRRPGRLQQFAILIRRHMYNDYRDLVTLLVHGLEALLMSLLVGCLYYGAGDQPLSIQDTVALLYMIGALTPFAVVLDVIAKCHTERAMLYHELEDGMYSVTSYFFAKVLGELPEHCVFTLVYALPIYWLAGLNEAPDRFLLNFLLVWLMVYCSRAMALFVAAALPTLQTSAFMGNSLFTVFYLTGGFVISVENMWLVASWLSHASFMRWGFEGLLLVQFRGNKYPLTIGNFTLQVDGIYVVEAMSMNQYPLYSCYLVLLAVCLVFMALYYVCLKFIKQKSSQDW; translated from the exons ATGGACACAAATAGTAGCTTCAGTCACACCAACGGATCCTCACAG CTGCACCCAGACAGACAGCTGTTCTCGTCGGAGGAGGACAGCAGCCTGTACTTCACATACAGCGGTGACTGCAACCAGCTGGAAGTCAATAACCTCCACTATGAG gTGGACACGGCGGCACAGATTCCCTGGTACGAGAGGCTGTCAGAGTTCAAGCTGCCGTGGGAGATTAAAGGCAACAAGCAGACAGCCATCGACAAACTGAGCCTGCGCGTCTGCAGTGGGCAGATGCTGGCCATCATTGGAAGCTCTG GATGTGGTAAAACATCGTTGCTGGACATCATCACGTGTCGCGACGAGGGCGGCGGCGTGACGTCTGGCCAGATTCTGATCAACGGTCGCCCCAACACGGCTCACCTGGTGAAGAAGAGCATTGCACATGTGCGCCAGGACGACCGCCTTCTTCCTCACCTCACCGTGCGCGAGACCCTCGCCTTCGTGGCCAAACTCAGGCTGCCCACGCACTTCACGCAGGCCCAGCGGGACCAGAGG GTGGACGACGTCATCGCAGAGCTCCGACTAAGACAGTGCGCACACACCAGGGTGGGAAACGACTACGTGAGGGGGGTTTCTGGAGGAGAGCGGAGGCGGGTCAGCATCGCGGTCCAACTCCTCTGGAACCCAG GTATTTTGATCCTGGACGAGCCCACTTCGGGTCTGGATAGCTTCACGGCCCACAATCTTGTCATCACGCTGTCCCGCTTGGCCCGGGGGAATCGTCTGGTTCTCCTGTCTGTCCACCAGCCTCGCTCCGACATCTTCCAGCTTTTCGACCTGGTAGTCTTGCTCTCATCGGGCTCGGCCGTGTACTGCGGTGCCGCCCGAGACATGGTGCCGTACTTCATGGCGCTGGGACACCCGTGCCCGCGGTACTGCAACCCCTCCGACTTCTATG TGGACCTGATCAGTATAGACCGTCGTAGTCCAGAGCAAGAGGCCCAGTGTAGGGAACGATCCCAAGTGTTGGCGCAGCAGTTTTCGGAAAAGGTCCGTGACACCGATGACCACATGTGGAAAAGCAGCACGGCCCTGACGCACTCTGACAG CTGCCTGCAGCCCGACAAGGCAGAAGGAGACAAAGTCGTCGTCATCTCCAAGGAGAGAGACAGACGACCGGGCCGACTCCAGCAGTTTGCCATCCTCATCAG GCGCCACATGTACAACGACTACCGAGACCTGGTCACCCTGTTGGTCCACGGCTTGGAGGCCCTGCTCATGTCCCTGCTGGTGGGCTGCCTGTACTACGGTGCTGGAGACCAGCCTCTGTCCATTCAGGACACCGTGGCCTTGCTCTACATGATAGGAGCGCTCACTCCCTTCGCTGTGGTGCTGGACGTCATAGCCAAAT GTCACACAGAGAGAGCCATGCTCTACCATGAGCTGGAAGACGGCATGTACTCGGTCACCTCCTACTTCTTCGCTAAG GTGCTGGGGGAGTTACCTGAGCACTGTGTGTTCACCCTGGTCTACGCTCTGCCAATCTACTGGCTGGCGGGCTTGAACGAAGCTCCGGATCGCTTCCTGCTTAATTTCCTGCTGGTGTGGCTGATGGTGTACTGCAGCCGCGCCATGGCGCTCTTCGTGGCTGCCGCGCTGCCCACCCTGCAGACCTCCGCCTTCATGGGCAACTCACTCTTCACAGTCTTCTACCTGACCGGAGGCTTCGTCATTAGTGTTGAGAACATGTGGCTGG TGGCGTCGTGGCTCTCTCACGCCTCCTTCATGCGTTGGGGCTTTGAGGGACTTCTTCTGGTGCAGTTCAGAGGGAACAAATACCCCCTCACCATCGGCAACTTCACACTGCAAGTGGATGGAATATAC GTGGTGGAGGCCATGAGCATGAACCAGTATCCTCTGTACTCGTGCTACCTGGTGCTGCTGGCCGTGTGCTTGGTCTTCATGGCGCTCTACTACGTCTGCCTGAAATTTATCAAGCAGAAGTCCAGTCAGGACTGGTGA
- the abcg8 gene encoding ATP-binding cassette sub-family G member 8 isoform X3, translating to MDTNSSFSHTNGSSQLHPDRQLFSSEEDSSLYFTYSGDCNQLEVNNLHYEVDTAAQIPWYERLSEFKLPWEIKGNKQTAIDKLSLRVCSGQMLAIIGSSGCGKTSLLDIITCRDEGGGVTSGQILINGRPNTAHLVKKSIAHVRQDDRLLPHLTVRETLAFVAKLRLPTHFTQAQRDQRVDDVIAELRLRQCAHTRVGNDYVRGVSGGERRRVSIAVQLLWNPGILILDEPTSGLDSFTAHNLVITLSRLARGNRLVLLSVHQPRSDIFQLFDLVVLLSSGSAVYCGAARDMVPYFMALGHPCPRYCNPSDFYVDLISIDRRSPEQEAQCRERSQVLAQQFSEKQLPAARQGRRRQSRRHLQGERQTTGPTPAVCHPHQVRRHMYNDYRDLVTLLVHGLEALLMSLLVGCLYYGAGDQPLSIQDTVALLYMIGALTPFAVVLDVIAKCHTERAMLYHELEDGMYSVTSYFFAKVLGELPEHCVFTLVYALPIYWLAGLNEAPDRFLLNFLLVWLMVYCSRAMALFVAAALPTLQTSAFMGNSLFTVFYLTGGFVISVENMWLVASWLSHASFMRWGFEGLLLVQFRGNKYPLTIGNFTLQVDGIYVVEAMSMNQYPLYSCYLVLLAVCLVFMALYYVCLKFIKQKSSQDW from the exons ATGGACACAAATAGTAGCTTCAGTCACACCAACGGATCCTCACAG CTGCACCCAGACAGACAGCTGTTCTCGTCGGAGGAGGACAGCAGCCTGTACTTCACATACAGCGGTGACTGCAACCAGCTGGAAGTCAATAACCTCCACTATGAG gTGGACACGGCGGCACAGATTCCCTGGTACGAGAGGCTGTCAGAGTTCAAGCTGCCGTGGGAGATTAAAGGCAACAAGCAGACAGCCATCGACAAACTGAGCCTGCGCGTCTGCAGTGGGCAGATGCTGGCCATCATTGGAAGCTCTG GATGTGGTAAAACATCGTTGCTGGACATCATCACGTGTCGCGACGAGGGCGGCGGCGTGACGTCTGGCCAGATTCTGATCAACGGTCGCCCCAACACGGCTCACCTGGTGAAGAAGAGCATTGCACATGTGCGCCAGGACGACCGCCTTCTTCCTCACCTCACCGTGCGCGAGACCCTCGCCTTCGTGGCCAAACTCAGGCTGCCCACGCACTTCACGCAGGCCCAGCGGGACCAGAGG GTGGACGACGTCATCGCAGAGCTCCGACTAAGACAGTGCGCACACACCAGGGTGGGAAACGACTACGTGAGGGGGGTTTCTGGAGGAGAGCGGAGGCGGGTCAGCATCGCGGTCCAACTCCTCTGGAACCCAG GTATTTTGATCCTGGACGAGCCCACTTCGGGTCTGGATAGCTTCACGGCCCACAATCTTGTCATCACGCTGTCCCGCTTGGCCCGGGGGAATCGTCTGGTTCTCCTGTCTGTCCACCAGCCTCGCTCCGACATCTTCCAGCTTTTCGACCTGGTAGTCTTGCTCTCATCGGGCTCGGCCGTGTACTGCGGTGCCGCCCGAGACATGGTGCCGTACTTCATGGCGCTGGGACACCCGTGCCCGCGGTACTGCAACCCCTCCGACTTCTATG TGGACCTGATCAGTATAGACCGTCGTAGTCCAGAGCAAGAGGCCCAGTGTAGGGAACGATCCCAAGTGTTGGCGCAGCAGTTTTCGGAAAAG CAGCTGCCTGCAGCCCGACAAGGCAGAAGGAGACAAAGTCGTCGTCATCTCCAAGGAGAGAGACAGACGACCGGGCCGACTCCAGCAGTTTGCCATCCTCATCAGGTCAG GCGCCACATGTACAACGACTACCGAGACCTGGTCACCCTGTTGGTCCACGGCTTGGAGGCCCTGCTCATGTCCCTGCTGGTGGGCTGCCTGTACTACGGTGCTGGAGACCAGCCTCTGTCCATTCAGGACACCGTGGCCTTGCTCTACATGATAGGAGCGCTCACTCCCTTCGCTGTGGTGCTGGACGTCATAGCCAAAT GTCACACAGAGAGAGCCATGCTCTACCATGAGCTGGAAGACGGCATGTACTCGGTCACCTCCTACTTCTTCGCTAAG GTGCTGGGGGAGTTACCTGAGCACTGTGTGTTCACCCTGGTCTACGCTCTGCCAATCTACTGGCTGGCGGGCTTGAACGAAGCTCCGGATCGCTTCCTGCTTAATTTCCTGCTGGTGTGGCTGATGGTGTACTGCAGCCGCGCCATGGCGCTCTTCGTGGCTGCCGCGCTGCCCACCCTGCAGACCTCCGCCTTCATGGGCAACTCACTCTTCACAGTCTTCTACCTGACCGGAGGCTTCGTCATTAGTGTTGAGAACATGTGGCTGG TGGCGTCGTGGCTCTCTCACGCCTCCTTCATGCGTTGGGGCTTTGAGGGACTTCTTCTGGTGCAGTTCAGAGGGAACAAATACCCCCTCACCATCGGCAACTTCACACTGCAAGTGGATGGAATATAC GTGGTGGAGGCCATGAGCATGAACCAGTATCCTCTGTACTCGTGCTACCTGGTGCTGCTGGCCGTGTGCTTGGTCTTCATGGCGCTCTACTACGTCTGCCTGAAATTTATCAAGCAGAAGTCCAGTCAGGACTGGTGA
- the abcg8 gene encoding ATP-binding cassette sub-family G member 8 isoform X1: MDTNSSFSHTNGSSQLHPDRQLFSSEEDSSLYFTYSGDCNQLEVNNLHYEVDTAAQIPWYERLSEFKLPWEIKGNKQTAIDKLSLRVCSGQMLAIIGSSGCGKTSLLDIITCRDEGGGVTSGQILINGRPNTAHLVKKSIAHVRQDDRLLPHLTVRETLAFVAKLRLPTHFTQAQRDQRVDDVIAELRLRQCAHTRVGNDYVRGVSGGERRRVSIAVQLLWNPGILILDEPTSGLDSFTAHNLVITLSRLARGNRLVLLSVHQPRSDIFQLFDLVVLLSSGSAVYCGAARDMVPYFMALGHPCPRYCNPSDFYVDLISIDRRSPEQEAQCRERSQVLAQQFSEKVRDTDDHMWKSSTALTHSDSSCLQPDKAEGDKVVVISKERDRRPGRLQQFAILIRRHMYNDYRDLVTLLVHGLEALLMSLLVGCLYYGAGDQPLSIQDTVALLYMIGALTPFAVVLDVIAKCHTERAMLYHELEDGMYSVTSYFFAKVLGELPEHCVFTLVYALPIYWLAGLNEAPDRFLLNFLLVWLMVYCSRAMALFVAAALPTLQTSAFMGNSLFTVFYLTGGFVISVENMWLVASWLSHASFMRWGFEGLLLVQFRGNKYPLTIGNFTLQVDGIYVVEAMSMNQYPLYSCYLVLLAVCLVFMALYYVCLKFIKQKSSQDW, encoded by the exons ATGGACACAAATAGTAGCTTCAGTCACACCAACGGATCCTCACAG CTGCACCCAGACAGACAGCTGTTCTCGTCGGAGGAGGACAGCAGCCTGTACTTCACATACAGCGGTGACTGCAACCAGCTGGAAGTCAATAACCTCCACTATGAG gTGGACACGGCGGCACAGATTCCCTGGTACGAGAGGCTGTCAGAGTTCAAGCTGCCGTGGGAGATTAAAGGCAACAAGCAGACAGCCATCGACAAACTGAGCCTGCGCGTCTGCAGTGGGCAGATGCTGGCCATCATTGGAAGCTCTG GATGTGGTAAAACATCGTTGCTGGACATCATCACGTGTCGCGACGAGGGCGGCGGCGTGACGTCTGGCCAGATTCTGATCAACGGTCGCCCCAACACGGCTCACCTGGTGAAGAAGAGCATTGCACATGTGCGCCAGGACGACCGCCTTCTTCCTCACCTCACCGTGCGCGAGACCCTCGCCTTCGTGGCCAAACTCAGGCTGCCCACGCACTTCACGCAGGCCCAGCGGGACCAGAGG GTGGACGACGTCATCGCAGAGCTCCGACTAAGACAGTGCGCACACACCAGGGTGGGAAACGACTACGTGAGGGGGGTTTCTGGAGGAGAGCGGAGGCGGGTCAGCATCGCGGTCCAACTCCTCTGGAACCCAG GTATTTTGATCCTGGACGAGCCCACTTCGGGTCTGGATAGCTTCACGGCCCACAATCTTGTCATCACGCTGTCCCGCTTGGCCCGGGGGAATCGTCTGGTTCTCCTGTCTGTCCACCAGCCTCGCTCCGACATCTTCCAGCTTTTCGACCTGGTAGTCTTGCTCTCATCGGGCTCGGCCGTGTACTGCGGTGCCGCCCGAGACATGGTGCCGTACTTCATGGCGCTGGGACACCCGTGCCCGCGGTACTGCAACCCCTCCGACTTCTATG TGGACCTGATCAGTATAGACCGTCGTAGTCCAGAGCAAGAGGCCCAGTGTAGGGAACGATCCCAAGTGTTGGCGCAGCAGTTTTCGGAAAAGGTCCGTGACACCGATGACCACATGTGGAAAAGCAGCACGGCCCTGACGCACTCTGACAG CAGCTGCCTGCAGCCCGACAAGGCAGAAGGAGACAAAGTCGTCGTCATCTCCAAGGAGAGAGACAGACGACCGGGCCGACTCCAGCAGTTTGCCATCCTCATCAG GCGCCACATGTACAACGACTACCGAGACCTGGTCACCCTGTTGGTCCACGGCTTGGAGGCCCTGCTCATGTCCCTGCTGGTGGGCTGCCTGTACTACGGTGCTGGAGACCAGCCTCTGTCCATTCAGGACACCGTGGCCTTGCTCTACATGATAGGAGCGCTCACTCCCTTCGCTGTGGTGCTGGACGTCATAGCCAAAT GTCACACAGAGAGAGCCATGCTCTACCATGAGCTGGAAGACGGCATGTACTCGGTCACCTCCTACTTCTTCGCTAAG GTGCTGGGGGAGTTACCTGAGCACTGTGTGTTCACCCTGGTCTACGCTCTGCCAATCTACTGGCTGGCGGGCTTGAACGAAGCTCCGGATCGCTTCCTGCTTAATTTCCTGCTGGTGTGGCTGATGGTGTACTGCAGCCGCGCCATGGCGCTCTTCGTGGCTGCCGCGCTGCCCACCCTGCAGACCTCCGCCTTCATGGGCAACTCACTCTTCACAGTCTTCTACCTGACCGGAGGCTTCGTCATTAGTGTTGAGAACATGTGGCTGG TGGCGTCGTGGCTCTCTCACGCCTCCTTCATGCGTTGGGGCTTTGAGGGACTTCTTCTGGTGCAGTTCAGAGGGAACAAATACCCCCTCACCATCGGCAACTTCACACTGCAAGTGGATGGAATATAC GTGGTGGAGGCCATGAGCATGAACCAGTATCCTCTGTACTCGTGCTACCTGGTGCTGCTGGCCGTGTGCTTGGTCTTCATGGCGCTCTACTACGTCTGCCTGAAATTTATCAAGCAGAAGTCCAGTCAGGACTGGTGA
- the abcg5 gene encoding ATP-binding cassette sub-family G member 5: MSRQYSVQLESPGQDSEAKESFKFVSEAVKDGGEETAEPRCSLSVSKLTYTVSERVGPWWDLPSYRKRWTRQILNNVSFHVDSGQIMGILGNSGSGKTTLLDAISGRIRNSGTLSGEVFVNGRKLAREEYQECFSYVLQSDNLLSYLTVEETLTYTAQLALRKHSAKAIQNKVSSVMAELSLSHVAHSVIGGRVFPGISGGERRRVSIASQLLQDPRVILLDEPTTGLDSMTANQIVVLLAELARRNRVVIVTIHQPRSELFTVFSRIAVMSRGELVFCGQPDEMVVFFSQCGYECPEYCNPFDIYVDFTSVDTRSSEREATTFSRMHEITCSYQKSAIFKRMLSRTQQSLHDRDKAAIPFKSKESPGGAAKLAVLLRRTMRNLSRDRMGVLMRLSQNLIYGFFVAFFVMHLDDNIAKGAVQDRIGIIYQSVGASPYTGMLNAVALFPALRAIGDQESQDGLYRKWQMFLAYIFHILPFSILSVFIFTSFLYWTVGMHPETWRFLCFTAVVMVPHITGELLTVVLLGVVQDPNMVNTGVALLNIAGILLGSGFLRSTAQMPTVFQWLSYLTFQKYSCELLIVTEFHGLHFTCNHSGPFPGQCLITQGDQIVDEGYPGALSRYTLDFVLLYSFLPALLLLGIVSFKIRDRLVLH, encoded by the exons ATGAGCAGACAGTACTCTGTGCAGCTGGAGAGTCCCGGCCAGGACAGCGAGGCCAAAGAGTCCTTCAAGTTCGTGTCGGAGGCTGTGAAAGACGGCGGAGAGGAGACAGCCGAGCCGCGATGCTCGCTCAGTGTCAGCAAGCTCACCTACACAGTCAG CGAGCGTGTGGGCCCCTGGTGGGACTTGCCCTCCTACAGGAAGCGATGGACTCGTCAGATCCTCAACAACGTCTCCTTCCACGTGGACAGCGGGCAGATTATGGGTATCCTGGGCAACTCAG GTTCCGGAAAGACCACGTTGTTGGACGCCATCTCGGGAAGGATCAGGAACTCTGGCACCCTGTCGGGCGAAGTCTTCGTCAATGGCAGGAAACTGGCGAGAGAAGAATACCAGGAATGCTTCTCTTATGTGCTGCAG AGTGACAACCTACTGAGTTATCTGACTGTGGAGGAGACTTTGACCTACACGGCACAGCTGGCCCTCAGAAAGCACTCTGCCAAAGCCATCCAAAACAAG GTGTCATCAGTGATGGCTGAGCTGAGTCTGAGCCACGTGGCCCACAGCGTGATCGGCGGCCGCGTTTTCCCGGGAATCTCCGGAGGTGAGAGGAGGAGGGTCTCCATCGCCAGCCAGCTCCTGCAAGACCCCC GGGTGATCCTATTGGACGAGCCCACCACGGGCCTGGACAGCATGACGGCCAATCAGATTGTGGTGCTGCTGGCCGAGCTGGCTCGCAGGAACCGCGTCGTCATCGTCACCATCCACCAGCCTCGCTCGGAACTCTTCACG GTGTTCAGCAGGATTGCAGTGATGAGTCGCGGTGAGTTAGTTTTCTGCGGCCAACCCGACGAGATGGTGGTCTTCTTCAGCCAATGTGGATACGAATGTCCGGAATACTGCAACCCCTTCGACATCTATG TTGACTTCACGTCAGTGGACACCCGCAGCAGCGAGCGCGAGGCGACCACCTTCAGCCGCATGCACGAGATCACGTGCTCCTACCAGAAGTCGGCCATCTTCAAGCGCATGTTGTCTAGGACGCAGCAGAGCCTGCACGACCGCGACAAGGCTGCCATCCCCTTCAAGAGCAAAGAATCGCCCGGAGGCGCTGCCAAGCTGGCCGTTCTGCTCAG GCGGACCATGCGGAACCTGTCCAGAGATCGTATGGGGGTCCTGATGCGTCTCTCTCAGAACCTGATCTACGGCTTTTTCGTGGCCTTCTTCGTCATGCATTTGGACGACAACATTGCTAAAGGCGCCGTGCAGGACCGCATCGGCATCATCTATCAGAGTGTCGGCGCCTCGCCCTACACCGGAATGCTCAACGCCGTCGCCCTCT TTCCCGCCCTGCGAGCCATCGGTGACCAGGAGAGTCAAGATGGCTTGTACAGGAAATGGCAAATGTTCTTGGCCTACATCTTCCACATCCTGCCCTTCAGCATCCTCAGCGTCTTCATCTTTACCTCCTTCCTCTACTG GACGGTGGGGATGCATCCTGAGACGTGGCGCTTCCTGTGTTTCACGGCGGTGGTCATGGTTCCTCACATTACAG GCGAGCTGCTGACGGTGGTCCTGTTGGGCGTGGTCCAGGACCCCAACATGGTCAACACTGGAGTGGCTCTGCTCAACATTGCAGGGATCCTACTGGGCTCTGGATTCCTCCG GAGCACAGCGCAGATGCCGACCGTCTTCCAGTGGCTGAGCTACTTGACGTTCCAGAAGTACAGCTGCGAGCTGCTCATCGTCACGGAGTTCCACGGCCTTCACTTCACGTGCA ACCACTCCGGTCCTTTCCCGGGACAGTGCCTCATCACGCAGGGCGATCAGATCGTGGACGAAGGCTACCCCGGCGCTCTGTCCCGCTACACGCTGGACTTTGTGCTCCTGTACTCCTTCCTGCCCGCCCTCCTGCTGCTGGGCATCGTCTCATTCAAGATCAGAGACAGACTGGTGCTCCACTGA
- the dync2li1 gene encoding cytoplasmic dynein 2 light intermediate chain 1, with amino-acid sequence MRYVGGLQRQQLMMAKTCTDKLWDLAAAEVQSRENGGGEDVGGGGEAAGERSVFLTGSKAGGKTSILLRCLDRDEPAKPTLALEYTFGRRATGHNTPKDIAHLWELGGGTSLSDLIQIPITADSVRSLSVILVVDLSAPCALWATAETLLQAARAHVERAASRARQVDKSRAAAKRPPPFAPRVLPKDFPDRELISAFPVPLLIIGSKYDLFQELPSDKRKVVCKTLRFVAHYHAASLIFSSIKSESLMSKTKSFFSHLAFNVDAGKTVSCDSSKPLIIPAGSDSFSQIGSPPTTDVDITSLHARNPKDLWKKVYERIFPPENTSEKKEVKDPAKDPQYSEPQIDAMRAQKDQELEEYKKNAAKSWKGLELDT; translated from the exons ATGCGCTATGTCGGTGGTCTGCAACGACAACAACTGATGATGGCGAAAACATG CACGGACAAGTTGTGGGACTTGGCCGCCGCTGAGGTCCAAAGTCGGGAGAATGGCGGTGGAGAGGACGTCGGTGGTGGCGGAGAAGCAGCGGGGGAGAGGAGCGTCTTTCTCACAGGAAGCAAGGCTGGG GGTAAGACGTCCATTCTCCTCAGATGCTTGGACAG GGACGAACCAGCTAAGCCCACTCTGGCTCTGGAGTACACATTTGGCAGGAGGGCCACTGGACACAACACG CCCAAAGACATAGCCCACCTGTGGGAGCTGGGAGGCGGGACCTCCTTGTCAGACCTGATCCAGATCCCCATCACTGCTGACAGCGTCAG GTCCCTGTCCGTCATCTTGGTGGTGGATCTGTCTGCTCCGTGCGCTCTGTGGGCGACCGCGGAGACGTTGCTGCAGGCGGCGCGGGCCCACGTGGAGCGGGCCGCTTCCCGGGCGCGACAAGTCGACAAGAGCCGAGCGGCAGCCAAACGCCCGCCGCCCTTCGCGCCACGCGTCCTGCCCAAAGATTTCCCT GACCGAGAGCTGATCAGCGCATTTCCAGTACCTCTGCTAATCATTGGCAGCAAGTATGACCTCTTCCAG GAATTACCGTCAGACAAGAGGAAAGTGGTGTGCAAGACGTTGCGTTTTGTTGCTCACTACCACGCCGCCTCACTCATT TTCAGCAGCATCAAGTCGGAGAGCCTCATGTCCAAGACCAAGAGCTTCTTCTCCCACCTGGCCTTCAACGTGGATGCAGG GAAAACAGTGTCATGTGACTCCAGCAAGCCCCTCATCATTCCAGCAGGTTCCGACTCCTTCAGCCAAATCG GCTCTCCACCCACGACGGACGTGGACATCACTTCCCTGCACGCCAGGAACCCCAAAGACCTCTGGAAGAAAGTCTACGAGCGGATCTTCCCTCCAGAG AACACCAGCGAGAAGAAGGAAGTTAAGGATCCAGCCAAGGACCCCCAATACAGCGAACCGCAGATCGACGCCATGCGGGCGCAGAAAGATCAG GAGTTGGAAGAGTACAAGAAGAATGCAGCAAAGTCTTGGAAAGGCCTGGAACTGGACACGTAa
- the lyrm7 gene encoding complex III assembly factor LYRM7 isoform X2 encodes MGTRVKVLSVFKSLHRTRMAVFKDDERALAAAKSKINEEFRKNKHESSEENIEKMIKMGSDVETVLREGVVQMEHVGNKRLLLRAREGLLLENVPYCDQPRKNS; translated from the exons ATGGGAACTCGCGTGAAG GTTTTGAGCGTATTTAAATCGCTGCACAGAACAAGGATGGCTGTGTTCAAAGATGACGAGAGAGCACTGGCAG CTGCAAAATCGAAAATCAACGAGGAGTTCcgtaaaaataaacatgaatcGTCAGAAGAAAACATTGAGAAG ATGATCAAAATGGGTTCAGATGTGGAAACAGTCCTACGAGAGGGCGTGGTTCAAATGGAGCACGTCGGCAACAAACGACTCC TGCTTCGAGCAAGAGAAGGTCTTCTACTAGAGAATGTGCCGTATTGTGATCagcccaggaaaaactcatga
- the lyrm7 gene encoding complex III assembly factor LYRM7 isoform X3 — MAVFKDDERALAAAKSKINEEFRKNKHESSEENIEKMIKMGSDVETVLREGVVQMEHVGNKRLRESMFPFCFFLQTAFSVHFFFSQCFEQEKVFY; from the exons ATGGCTGTGTTCAAAGATGACGAGAGAGCACTGGCAG CTGCAAAATCGAAAATCAACGAGGAGTTCcgtaaaaataaacatgaatcGTCAGAAGAAAACATTGAGAAG ATGATCAAAATGGGTTCAGATGTGGAAACAGTCCTACGAGAGGGCGTGGTTCAAATGGAGCACGTCGGCAACAAACGACTCCGTGAGTCGATGtttccgttttgtttttttctccagacagcattttctgtacatttttttttctcgcagTGCTTCGAGCAAGAGAAGGTCTTCTACTAG
- the lyrm7 gene encoding complex III assembly factor LYRM7 isoform X1 codes for MGTRVKVLSVFKSLHRTRMAVFKDDERALAAAKSKINEEFRKNKHESSEENIEKMIKMGSDVETVLREGVVQMEHVGNKRLRESMFPFCFFLQTAFSVHFFFSQCFEQEKVFY; via the exons ATGGGAACTCGCGTGAAG GTTTTGAGCGTATTTAAATCGCTGCACAGAACAAGGATGGCTGTGTTCAAAGATGACGAGAGAGCACTGGCAG CTGCAAAATCGAAAATCAACGAGGAGTTCcgtaaaaataaacatgaatcGTCAGAAGAAAACATTGAGAAG ATGATCAAAATGGGTTCAGATGTGGAAACAGTCCTACGAGAGGGCGTGGTTCAAATGGAGCACGTCGGCAACAAACGACTCCGTGAGTCGATGtttccgttttgtttttttctccagacagcattttctgtacatttttttttctcgcagTGCTTCGAGCAAGAGAAGGTCTTCTACTAG
- the hint1 gene encoding histidine triad nucleotide-binding protein 1 codes for MADETAKAQVAQPGGDTIFGKIIRKEIPAKLFYEDDQCVAFPDISPQAPTHILVVPKKPIIQLSKAEDGDAALLGHLLIVAKKCAQQAGLAKGYRIVINDGPDGGQSVYHIHVHVLGGRGMKWPPG; via the exons ATGGCTGATGAAACTGCGAAAGCACAGGTGGCCCAACCTGGCGGAGACACAATATTTGGCAAAATCATACGCAAAGAAATCCCTGCAAAACTATTCTACGAGGACGATCAG TGTGTTGCCTTCCCTGATATTTCCCCCCAAGCACCGACTCATATCCTGGTGGTCCCCAAGAAGCCAATCATCCAACTGTCTAAAGCGGAAGACGGCGATGCTGCA CTGCTGGGCCACTTGCTGATTGTGGCCAAGAAGTGCGCCCAGCAGGCAGGCCTGGCCAAAGGCTACAGGATCGTCATCAACGACGGACCCGACGGCGGCCAGTCGGTCTACCATATCCACGTCCACGTCCTGGGGGGCCGGGGCATGAAGTGGCCCCCCGGCTGA